One Arvicanthis niloticus isolate mArvNil1 chromosome 13, mArvNil1.pat.X, whole genome shotgun sequence genomic window carries:
- the St13 gene encoding hsc70-interacting protein, whose amino-acid sequence MDPRKVSELRAFVKMCRQDPSVLHTEEMRFLREWVESMGGKVPPATHKAKPEENTKEEKRDKTTEENIKTEEPSSEESDLEIDNEGVIEPDTDDPQEMGDENAEITEEMMDEANEKKGAAIEALNDGELQKAIDLFTDAIKLNPRLAILYAKRASVFVKLQKPKAAIRDCDRAIEINPDSAQPYKWRGKAHRLLGHWEEAAHDLALACKLDYDEDASAMLKEVQPRAQRIAEHRRKYERKREEREIKERIERVKKAREEHERAQREEEARRQSGSQFGSFPGGFPGGMPGNFPGGIPGMGGAMPGMAGMAGMPGLNEILSDPEVLAAMQDPEVMVAFQDVAQNPANMSKYQSNPKVMNLISKLSAKFGGQS is encoded by the exons cATGGGGGGTAAAGTACCACCTGCTACTCATAAAGCTAAGCCAGAAGAAAATACCAAG gaagaaaaaagagacaagaCAACAGAGGAAAACATAAAGACAGAGGAGCCATCGAGTGAGGAGAGTGATCTAG AAATTGACAATGAAGGTGTAATTGAACCAGACACCGATGACCCTCAGGAAATGGGAGACGAAAATGCAGAG ATAACTGAGGAGATGATGGATGAAGCAAATGAAAAGAAGGGGGCTGCCATTGAAGCTCTAAATGACG GTGAGCTCCAGAAAGCCATTGACTTGTTCACAGATGCCATCAAGCTAAATCCTCGCTTGGCTATTCTGTATGCCAAGAGAGCCAG TGTCTTTGTCaaattacagaagccaaaagcTGCCATCCGAGACTGTGACAGAGCTATTGAAATAAACCCTGATTCAGCTCAGCCATACAAATGGCGAGGGAAAGCACACAG ACTCCTGGGTCACTGGGAAGAAGCAGCTCATGATCTTGCCCTTGCCTGTAAACTGGATTATGATGAAGATGCCAGTGCAATGCTGAAAGAAGTTCAACCTCGG GCTCAAAGAATTGCTGAACATCGGAGAAAGTATGAGCGAAAACGTGAAGAGCGAGAGATAAAAGAACGAATAGAAAGGGTGAAAAAGGCTCGAGAAGAGCATGAAAGAGCCCAAAGG gaagaagaagccagaagacaatctGGATCTCAGTTTGGCTCTTTtccag gtGGTTTTCCTGGGGGAATGCCTGGTAATTTTCCTGGAGGAATACCTGGGATGGGAGGGGCCATGCCAGGAATGGCAGGAATGGCAGGAATGCCTGGACTCAACGAAATTCTCAGTGACCCAGAGGTTCTTGCAGCAATGCAG gATCCAGAAGTCATGGTGGCTTTCCAGGATGTGGCCCAGAACCCAGCAAATATGTCAAAATACCAGAGTAACCCAAAGGTTATGAATCTCATCAGTAAATTGTCAGCCAAGTTTGGAGGTCAATCATAA